Proteins encoded together in one Solanum lycopersicum chromosome 7, SLM_r2.1 window:
- the LOC101246263 gene encoding uncharacterized protein has protein sequence MAEMYEAWMSGQPPPSSIRDYFNINMSHPIQVSTSDPIYPPGFIPYANTFNVAGTSMVRPSNTPVLSNPLFVSTAPTNSISQPTMVPKSNSDPPPKVRREQNYTLEEAIKITSSHPHIHQYSSPVEIEKMVKNEEHEEMTKKMKSLEQSIRDMQGLGGHKGISFSDFCMFPHVHLPAGFKIPKFEKYDGRGDPIAHLKRYCNQLRGAKGKEELLMAYFGESLIGIASEWFIDQDITNWHTWDDLARCFVQQFQYNIDIVPDRSSLANMRKKTTENFREYAIRWREQAARVKPPMKESEMVDVFLQAQEPDYFHYLLSAVGKTFAEVIKVGEMVENGIKSGKIVSQAALKATTQVLQNGSGNIGGKKRREDVAAIVSAPRTHVLGNSPQHYFPSQAPQYSMPYTPYHVLNAQPIAPPSYPQWRAPTPQNHPPPPQVHQNIARIPFRPRPQYKKGNGVKGEFTPIGESYASLFQKLRTLNVLSPIERKMLNPPPRNLDYSQHCTYCSNAPGHNIERCWYLKRAIQDLIDSNRIIVESPSGPNINQNPLSRHTETNMLEMMKGHEDFASLYKPILRVGTGIEKSANVVDLTKMMPLGAESVLEKLSPSNTPILTVNGALEDVWASPSKAKSYVPKGPNKPILIMRGSHIPLVIIRPVPQLPMTNPIVVPWNYEPTIVTYKGKEIDEEIDEVGGITRSGRCYVPMELRKTKNDQTQIKSLVTEGEAEEFLRKMKLSDYSVVEQLRKTPAQISLLSLLIHSDEHRKAVMKILNEAHVPSKVTVSQLEKIAGRIFEVNRITFSDDELPKEGTGHNQGLHITVKCELSYVTRVLIDGGSGANICPLSTLQKLNVSAEKVRPNNVCVRAFDGSKTDVIGEIELVLTIGPMDFAVNFQVLDINASYNLLLGRPWVHRAGAVPSTLHQMIKFEHD, from the coding sequence ATGGCAGAGATGTACGAGGCTTGGATGAGTGGACAACCTCCACCATCTTCAATCCGAgactattttaatataaatatgtctcaCCCTATCCAGGTGTCGACAAGCGATCCGATATATCCCCCTGGATTCATCCCCTATGCTAACACATTCAATGTCGCTGGAACTTCCATGGTGCGCCCTTCGAATACGCCTGTGCTAAGTAATCCACTCTTTGTGTCAACTGCCCCGACTAACAGCATCTCGCAGCCAACGATGGTGCCCAAATCCAACAGTGATCCTCCGCCCAAAGTTCGGCGTGAACAGAATTACACTCTTGAAGAGGCCATTAAAATTACAAGCTCTCATCCCCATATTCATCAATATAGTTCCCCTGTCGAAATTGAGAAGATGGTCAAGAatgaggaacatgaagaaatgactaagaaaatgaagagtttggaaCAAAGTATAAGAGATATGCAAGGACTAGGAGGCCACAAAGGCATCTCGTTCAGTGACTTTTGTATGTTTCCTCATGTCCACTTGCCTGCTGGTTTTAAAATtccaaagtttgaaaaatacgATGGTCGCGGAGACCCCATAGCTCATCTAAAGAGATATTGCAACCAATTGAGGGGTGCAAAGGGCAAAGAAGAGTTACTTATGGCCTATTTTGGGGAAAGCTTAATAGGGATTGCATCTGAGTGGTTCATAGATCAGGATATCACCAACTGGCACACATGGGATGATTTGGCTCGATGTTTTGTACAACAATTCcaatataatattgacattGTTCCAGATCGCTCCTCGTTAGCCAACATGAGAAAAAAGACCACGGAAAATTTTCGTGAATATGCTATCAGATGGAGGGAACAAGCTGCTAGGGTTAAACCACCGATGAAGGAGTCAGAGATGGTTGATGTTTTTCTCCAGGcgcaagaacctgattacttTCACTATCTGCTTTCTGCCGTAGGGAAGACATTCGCTGAAGTTATTAAGGTAGGGGAAATGGTGGAAAATGGCATAAAGTCTGGAAAGATTGTAAGTCAAGCTGCCTTAAAAGCCACAACACAAGTGCTTCAAAATGGTTCTGGAAATATTGGAGGGAAGAAGAGAAGGGAGGATGTGGCCGCTATTGTATCAGCGCCTAGGACTCATGTTCTAGGTAATTCCCCACAACACTATTTTCCTTCCCAAGCTCCACAATATTCTATGCCATACACTCCATATCATGTTCTTAATGCACAACCAATTGCACCCCCTTCTTATCCACAATGGCGTGCACCAACTCCACAAAATCATCCACCACCCCCAcaagttcatcaaaatattGCTAGAATTCCTTTCCGTCCTAGACCACAATACAAAAAGGGAAATGGCGTTAAAGGTGAGTTCACTCCTATTGGGGAGTCGTATGCTAGCTTGTTCCAAAAATTAAGGACATTGAATGTTTTGAGTCCTATTGAGAGAAAGATGTTGAATCCTCCCCCGAGAAATTTGGATTATTCTCAACATTGCACATATTGTTCTAATGCCCCAGGGCACAACATAGAGAGATGTTGGTATTTGAAAAGGGCCATTCAGGATTTGATCGATTCTAATCGAATTATAGTTGAAAGTCCGAGTGGACCCAACATCAATCAAAATCCATTATCAAGGCATACTGAAACAAACATGCTAGAAATGATGAAGGGTCATGAAGATTTTGCATCTCTGTATAAGCCAATCCTTAGGGTTGGAACTGGCATTGAGAAGTCAGCAAATGttgttgatttaacaaaaatgatgCCTTTAGGGGCGGAAAGTGTGTTAGAAAAGTTGAGTCCATCAAACACACCCATCTTAACTGTGAATGGAGCCCTTGAAGATGTTTGGGCAAGCCCGAGTAAGGCAAAATCGTATGTTCCAAAAGGGCCAAACAAGCCTATCTTGATCATGCGAGGGTCCCACATTCCTCTTGTGATTATCAGGCCAGTACCCCAGCTCCCAATGACTAACCCCATAGTTGTTCCTTGGAATTATGAGCCTACTATCGTTACATACAAGGGAAAAGAAATAGatgaagaaatagatgaagTGGGAGGAATAACCCGTTCAGGAAGATGTTATGTCCCGATGGAattaaggaaaactaaaaatGATCAAACACAAATAAAGAGTCTGGTCACTGAAGGAGAGGCAGAGGAATTCCTAAGGAAGATGAAACTATCAGACTACTCCGTGGTggaacaattaagaaaaactcCAGCCCAAATCTCTTTGTTGTCTTTGCTAATACATTCTGATGAACATCGTAAGgctgtaatgaaaattttgaatgaagcaCATGTTCCTAGTAAAGTTACAGTAAGTCAGTTAGAGAAGATTGCTGGGAGAATATTTGAGGTAAACCGCATCACCTTTTCAGATGATGAACTACCAAAAGAAGGTACAGGACATAACCAAGGCCTACATATCACTGTAAAGTGTGAGCTTTCATATGTCACTCGAGTTCTAATTGATGGAGGATCTGGAGCAAATATTTGTCCTTTATCAACTCTACAGAAATTGAATGTTAGTGCTGAAAAGGTCCGACCCAACAATGTATGTGTTAGAGCTTTTGATGGGTCAAAAACAGATGTTATTGGTGAGATAGAGCTCGTACTAACCATAGGGCCTATGGATTTCGCTGTGAATTTTCAAGTGTTGGATATCAACGCGTCCTACAATCTATTGTTGGGGAGGCCATGGGTGCATAGGGCTGGAGCAGTCCCCTCAACATTGCATCAAATGATTAAGTTTGAACACGACTGA